tgCAACTGTACTAAACTAATAGTTCAGTGCTTGAAGTAacacatttttagtttgtgaaAGTATACTTTGTAGTATACCCTCTATAGACTGCAAATATACTTGTACATTTTCTTTAAgtgaacttaaagggatagttcacccaaaaatgaacattctgacaacatttactcaccctcaggttgtttcaaatctgtataaatgtctttgttctgatgaacacagagaaagatatttgaaagaatgttagccattttcagttctgtgacatcatacaAAATATGGtatatttctttcttctgttgaaaacaaaatgagatattttgaagaaacaccagttctggggcacctttgaccattttatttttcctactatggtagtcaataatgttccagaactgaaaattgctcacattcttccaaatatctttccctgtgttcatcagaacaaagtaatttatacaggtatgaaatttcatgagggtgagtgaatgataacagaaggttcatttttgggtggactatccctttaagtgaagTTTACTATTTCTATAAACAATGTATTTAATAGGCTTCTCAGTCAAAAACGCAAACACAACTACAAACCAAATATACTAAGAATATAAGTAAACTTGAACTTTAAAATAGATCTTGATCAAAGATTGAGTACAGACCAAATATactttgacttttttcttcagTATATGCAAGTCAAGTAATGTGTAAATAAGTGTAATTTTAAGTGCTTTTCTgaaaagtacataaaaagtagactaaaagcaaactttatttttaaggggAAAATAAAGAAGTATAGTAACAGCAACTTTTTGTGAGGGATCTGCTACTCATATAAACATGATGTTCCACATTCTGATATACTGTATCTGCTATAGATGTTTATACTTCATGACCAACCTTGGATTTATTCTGTCATGAAATTGAGCttatcaaatacattttctacTCAAGTACTTTTAtatattcacaacatttcagtAAACACCACATTTTGTGAAAACACGgtgtgtttttcaaaatgtcatgCCACAAAAAGTTGCTCTCAAGACATAAAAAGATGTGCCAACTTGCACCACAATGTAAAATCCCTTGCAGGCTGTGGACGTTCTAAAAGCAGAACGCATTGGACATGGATACAACACACTTAAAGATGAAGCTCTATACAGAAAACTGCTTCAAGACAACATGCATTTTGAGGTACGCTCCCACACACAGTTCCAGGAATCATATATATGTAAAGAGATATACATGTAATCTCATGTCATTAGCCTGATAAAAATGCCTTTATCACACATGAAATTTGACTGTGTATGAACAAGAACAGAGTCCATTGCAACATGTACAAAGTGCAAACATAATAATTACCCAATATTAGTGATAAGTCATGAtaatatacactgtatataacAACTTCAAACCTTGTATATGACATACATTTTTACTTGTGTAACTGAAAAATGCAAAGCACAGttgattgtttatttaaaaatatcccAATGCTCTCTTCCTTTGTGTACCACAGTGTATAATAATCACAGAttgattattaatttatatcTCTCTTATCAAAGTCTCTGTTAATAAAGTGCTTCATAAGATGAATTGGGTGTGTCAGGATACCCAGGAGCCAGATTTAGAAACACTGGAGAGAGCATCTACAAAAATGTAAACTCAtactgccctctagtggacaGTATTCAAACACCTATGTTTATAAGCATGTCACTGGACATTCTCTCAGTGtactaatatttatatttagcatCCAGAATATTTATGAGATGTTTAAAGGAAATTAATAGTATACACAATGTTACCATAatactgatgtgtgtgtgttttgtctcaCTTTAGATGTGTCCTGTCTCCAGTAAGCTGACAGGAGCTTGTGGCCCTGATTTTACGAAACACCCTCTCATCAGGTAAAAATGTTAACACTGCATCTGTTCACTGGTTACATCACATTATTGTGATTGTCACATGTAACTCTGAATTGATTAAACTTGATTATGGTTAGgtatacataataataataatactgtgtatgttaaataataatattaatatgtatactaaataaatgcattttaaatatatactttattatatactatagtatattaaatataataaataatatactatactgtatatataataaataataatacaatgaataaaaagctaaattaatacaatttataaaaagcattaataataaaatgtttcatgGGTTTATCAGTTTTCGTCtttcatgtatatatatatatgtatatgtgttttctttttagattTAAACAGGACAAAGCCAACTACTCCCTGAACACAGATGACCCTCTGATCTTCAACTCCACCCTAAACTCAGACTACCAGGTGGCACAGAAATACATGGATTTTACTGAAGAGGAATTCAAGAGAGTGGTAAGGCACAAACACAATCcataaataaagagaatttttattttatgtaatgctACATGCTTTAAAATAGTGCGAGATCAAAGCCCCTTAGGGATATATAATTTTAGTACTCAAACAAAAAGCATCTCATTTGTGTCTTAGATAAATGTTTACACCAGTAGCTTTTTTTTGTCTAATGGAGTTCAAGGTGTCCACATAATAAAAGGACTtgtgaatgcattgaatgaaacTGTCCGCTTCCCCTCCCACAGAATATAAATGCAGCGAAGTCTAGCTTCCTTCCCGCAAAGGAGAAAGAGGAGCTTCTTTATCAGCTCTATGAGGCTTATGGCATGCTGAACGACACCAGCTTTTGAGCCTGCCACCGCTTTATACAGAGACGCAGGCTGCAGAGCCTTTTAAGATGTTTGCCTTTACATGAATGTGAAAGTGGGCCCGGAGTCCTTGAAGCGTGACTCAAATATCTGGAGAACTctatgaaatattttgtaaacgACACAAAATTCATGGCAACTTTGACATTTAGAAGTACACGTGCGGCCTGTCCACATAAAAGTTGCATTTGTcacattaatattacattttagcatgctgttttttttttcaacaaatgCTGTCGTCTTGGAGCTTGAAGGACATTTTTTCTCATTGCATTTTAATGTCCATCATCtaaatatattgtatttgaTTGCATATGATCCAATGCATATAATATATAACCTACTATACTTCATGTTCTCAACAGTATATaggccattctacagaattggtGCAAAGTCAGAGTTGGAAACATCTTGAaaattttgttttcttcagaaaattgTAATTAATGCAAATTGTATAATATCAAAGGTACACATTTCTAGTAATTGTGcagttaattttcatattgtaatttcagaaaattttggaatagtcttcctctccccaaattttgtcactaccaaaacacaataatatataatttaataagaaggattatatttacatactaagattttgtttaaatctaaaaaaagttTTCACACGTAACAgttacaattttaacaataCTTGAAGTGTAAAGTTTTCAGTTCTTCAGAATTTTGAATCCAGtctttctttgtaaaaggcATAAAATTGATCATACTGATTTCAaagtttatatatacattgaaCCAAACACTATTATAACATCTTAGTTGAtcatttaatatactttatttttgacaaaatatCCCATGTTTCGGtcgtgacacacacattttcagtagTGGTGGtgatcacaatatttaatttgcacaGCTGAATCACTTTCAAAATTTTATGTCAATACAAATAACTAACTATGTTGTACATACGCAGCCACCACATATAGCAGACACACATCTGACAATAAATATCTAATATAAAACCTACAACTCACATACTATATCACTACTAAAACACTAATGATTTGCGTAACTGTACAGAGTTCTGTTTATTTCCCCAAATAAAGGATTAAGTGTTCCTTTTTATCACTTCCGAAACAATTTTTGTTTTGGAAGTGACCATTTTTTGATACTTTTGAGCCTAGCTCAAAGATGCTAATCAGCACATTAGCAAGCACAGTTCTGAACagatacaaacataaaaacttaattttatggAATACTGGccaaaaaagtttgtttaaatgcagaaaaaatatgtttgataGTGACATTCCTTAAAGTTGCACACAGATTTTCAaacttttgaacacatttacttgAATGATAAGACCGATCTACTCACCATGTAgctattagagaga
The Triplophysa rosa linkage group LG19, Trosa_1v2, whole genome shotgun sequence genome window above contains:
- the LOC130569738 gene encoding adenosine deaminase-like, which translates into the protein MHFEMCPVSSKLTGACGPDFTKHPLIRFKQDKANYSLNTDDPLIFNSTLNSDYQVAQKYMDFTEEEFKRVNINAAKSSFLPAKEKEELLYQLYEAYGMLNDTSF